One window of the Runella slithyformis DSM 19594 genome contains the following:
- a CDS encoding glycoside hydrolase family 140 protein, giving the protein MFGNISGGDSHREPFSGRSIGVTHLYGFEMPPFAFLIVLKVVTFAVTKKEYSMRFTILYFVFFRLSVSFLPAQPAPKQAQWSKLYIMPDKRNITRGDGKPFFWLGDTAWELFHRLTREETDFYLKRRAEQGFTVIQAVALAELNGLTQPNQYGQLPLKNNDPTQPNELYFQHLDYVINKAASLGLVMGLLPTWGDKFNKKWGAGPEIFTVENARIYGEWIGKRYKGKPVVWILGGDRNPETEKHFAIIRSMAEGIRAGTGGTQLMTYHPMGPGNSAAFFHKDNWLSFNMVQSGHEAKNLKNYVFQRQNYSLFPVKPTLDGEPRYEDIPVNFKAENDYFGAHDVRQAAWWSLLSGACGHTYGNNNVWQMYDVNKNPGIIAARTHWRRAVDSEGAWQMGYLRQLYESHPWNQLIPDQSLLKGENPGDAGHQVAALGENKDFLMVYAPTGRPLKVDLAKLTAPALIAYWFNPRDGVSIKIGDVKNDSVTEFKPLVSCLTCDWVLVVDDATKPWAGYGLKKEAKK; this is encoded by the coding sequence ATGTTCGGGAACATTTCCGGCGGGGATTCGCATCGGGAACCCTTTTCGGGAAGAAGCATCGGTGTTACCCATTTATACGGCTTTGAAATGCCGCCGTTTGCGTTCCTTATTGTGTTGAAAGTAGTTACCTTCGCAGTTACAAAAAAAGAGTATTCTATGCGGTTCACGATTCTGTATTTTGTCTTTTTCCGTCTCTCCGTTTCGTTTCTGCCGGCGCAGCCCGCTCCCAAACAGGCGCAGTGGTCGAAGCTCTACATTATGCCCGACAAACGAAACATCACACGCGGCGACGGAAAGCCGTTTTTTTGGTTGGGGGATACGGCTTGGGAACTGTTTCATCGGCTGACGCGGGAAGAAACTGATTTTTATCTGAAACGCCGCGCAGAGCAGGGTTTTACGGTGATTCAGGCGGTGGCGTTGGCGGAATTGAACGGCCTAACGCAACCCAATCAATACGGTCAGCTGCCGCTCAAAAACAATGACCCGACCCAGCCCAACGAGCTGTATTTTCAACACCTGGATTATGTTATTAACAAAGCCGCTTCATTGGGTCTGGTGATGGGGCTATTACCGACTTGGGGCGATAAATTCAACAAAAAATGGGGGGCAGGTCCCGAGATCTTTACCGTAGAAAATGCCCGTATCTACGGAGAATGGATAGGAAAGCGCTACAAAGGAAAACCTGTGGTGTGGATTTTAGGCGGTGACCGAAACCCGGAAACGGAAAAACATTTTGCTATCATTCGCTCTATGGCCGAAGGCATTCGGGCGGGCACCGGCGGTACACAGCTGATGACCTATCATCCGATGGGGCCCGGCAATTCGGCGGCGTTTTTTCACAAAGACAACTGGTTGAGCTTTAATATGGTGCAATCGGGACATGAAGCCAAAAATCTCAAAAACTACGTTTTTCAACGCCAGAACTATTCCCTTTTTCCCGTAAAGCCTACCCTTGACGGAGAGCCCCGTTATGAGGATATTCCCGTGAATTTTAAGGCAGAAAACGACTATTTTGGGGCGCATGATGTACGTCAGGCGGCGTGGTGGTCGCTGCTGTCGGGGGCCTGCGGGCATACGTACGGCAACAATAATGTGTGGCAAATGTACGATGTCAACAAAAATCCCGGCATCATTGCGGCCCGTACCCATTGGCGAAGGGCGGTCGATAGCGAGGGCGCGTGGCAAATGGGCTACCTCCGCCAACTCTACGAGTCGCATCCGTGGAATCAACTCATTCCCGACCAATCGTTGCTCAAAGGAGAGAACCCCGGCGACGCCGGTCATCAGGTAGCGGCATTGGGTGAAAACAAAGATTTTTTGATGGTGTATGCACCAACAGGCCGACCGTTGAAGGTGGATCTGGCCAAACTGACAGCTCCGGCGCTGATTGCTTACTGGTTCAATCCGCGCGACGGTGTGTCCATTAAAATCGGTGATGTTAAAAATGACAGCGTGACAGAGTTCAAACCGTTGGTGAGCTGTCTCACCTGCGACTGGGTGCTGGTCGTCGACGACGCCACAAAGCCGTGGGCAGGGTATGGACTGAAAAAAGAAGCTAAAAAGTAA
- a CDS encoding ABC transporter permease, with the protein MNFPFFIARRYFSSKKKKSFISLISNISMLGVGVGTMALVIVLSVFNGMEELNRQLFRSFDPDLKITPAKGKRIDVTPALLTQIKQTQGVKLATQVIEDNALARYADRRVVVKLKGVDSTFEQRHQLDTALVYGTVQVMADGEPKAVVGATVQQLLGINPNDILTPLELWYPRSDTRSLNLNSPDAFNQQIIRVGGVYMLELRFDDYVIVPLDFAAELLDYGTKRSSIELQLQPNADADAVKSDLEKKVGDAYVIRTRDEQNADLLRAIRLEKLFVTVTLGLIVLVAAVNIFFSLSMLVIEKRDDIKMLFAMGATRSLVKRIFLFEGGLVAFAGAAVGLMLGVIVCWVQQTYGLVSMGMVSSLVDAYPVKMVWQDFVITGLLVISVTIIVSFLPAKRAAEMG; encoded by the coding sequence ATGAATTTCCCCTTTTTTATTGCGCGTCGTTACTTCAGTTCCAAGAAGAAAAAAAGCTTTATCAGCCTGATCTCCAATATTTCGATGTTGGGCGTGGGCGTGGGTACGATGGCGCTTGTGATCGTATTGTCGGTCTTCAACGGCATGGAAGAACTGAACCGGCAGCTGTTTCGAAGTTTTGACCCGGACCTGAAAATAACGCCGGCCAAAGGCAAACGCATCGACGTTACGCCTGCGCTTTTGACCCAAATAAAACAGACCCAAGGCGTGAAGTTGGCCACGCAGGTCATTGAGGACAATGCTTTGGCGCGCTATGCCGATCGCCGCGTGGTCGTGAAGCTCAAAGGCGTGGACTCTACTTTTGAGCAACGGCATCAACTGGACACCGCGCTGGTGTACGGCACCGTGCAGGTCATGGCCGACGGCGAGCCCAAAGCCGTGGTCGGTGCTACGGTGCAGCAATTGCTGGGCATCAATCCCAACGATATTCTGACCCCGCTCGAACTTTGGTACCCGCGCTCGGATACGCGCTCACTCAACCTCAATTCGCCGGATGCTTTCAATCAGCAGATCATTCGGGTAGGCGGGGTGTATATGCTCGAACTGCGGTTTGACGATTACGTGATTGTACCGCTGGATTTTGCGGCCGAATTGCTCGACTACGGTACAAAACGCTCGTCGATCGAACTTCAGCTTCAACCCAACGCCGACGCCGACGCGGTCAAAAGCGACTTGGAAAAAAAGGTGGGAGATGCGTACGTGATCCGTACCCGCGACGAGCAAAACGCCGATCTGCTGCGCGCCATTCGACTCGAAAAACTGTTTGTGACCGTCACCCTGGGATTGATCGTGCTGGTGGCGGCGGTAAATATTTTCTTCTCGCTCTCCATGCTGGTTATCGAAAAGCGCGACGACATCAAAATGCTTTTTGCCATGGGAGCCACGCGCAGTCTGGTCAAGCGGATTTTTTTGTTTGAAGGCGGGTTGGTGGCTTTTGCCGGCGCGGCGGTGGGGTTGATGTTGGGCGTGATCGTGTGTTGGGTACAGCAAACCTACGGCTTAGTGTCGATGGGCATGGTGAGCTCACTGGTTGATGCCTATCCCGTCAAGATGGTGTGGCAGGATTTTGTCATTACGGGCTTGCTGGTCATTTCGGTTACCATCATCGTGTCGTTTTTACCCGCTAAACGTGCTGCTGAAATGGGGTAA
- a CDS encoding MBL fold metallo-hydrolase, translated as MRLLFCFLLFFSTLAHGQSPYILVLGVTQDGGYPQAGCNTPNCLDAWEGRRPPLYVTSLAIVDPQSQQRWLIDATPDFKYQLQLLKTHTKNTSNDLTGIFLTHAHMGHYTGLMHLGREALGVKNVKVYAMPLMQRFLENNGPWSQLVSLKNIDLHPMTDSTWIVLNERIKIQPFTVPHRAEYSETVGFRIRTNNKTFVYIPDIDKWNLWKKDLNDVVRAADYAFIDATFFADGEIPRPMSEVPHPFVSETMKLLEKLPPSERQKVYFTHFNHTNPLLRPETKEFIQTAKEGYQVAKQGQVIEL; from the coding sequence ATGCGTCTTCTCTTCTGCTTTCTTCTTTTCTTCAGCACCCTTGCCCATGGGCAATCACCTTACATTTTGGTCTTGGGCGTTACCCAGGACGGCGGCTATCCGCAGGCAGGATGCAACACGCCCAACTGTCTGGACGCCTGGGAAGGACGCCGCCCGCCGCTGTACGTCACGAGTCTGGCGATCGTGGACCCGCAGAGCCAACAGCGCTGGCTGATCGACGCCACGCCCGATTTTAAATACCAGTTACAACTGCTCAAAACCCACACCAAAAACACCTCTAATGATCTGACGGGCATTTTTTTGACCCACGCCCACATGGGGCATTATACGGGATTGATGCACTTGGGACGGGAGGCGTTGGGGGTCAAAAACGTGAAAGTCTACGCTATGCCGCTCATGCAGCGGTTTCTGGAAAACAACGGCCCGTGGAGTCAGCTGGTGAGTTTGAAAAACATTGACCTTCACCCCATGACCGACAGCACTTGGATCGTATTGAACGAGCGCATCAAAATCCAACCGTTTACCGTGCCGCACCGTGCCGAATATTCCGAAACGGTCGGTTTTCGAATTCGAACAAACAACAAAACGTTTGTCTACATTCCTGACATCGACAAGTGGAACCTTTGGAAAAAAGACCTGAACGACGTAGTCAGAGCCGCCGATTACGCGTTTATTGACGCCACCTTCTTTGCCGACGGCGAAATACCCCGCCCCATGAGCGAAGTACCGCACCCGTTTGTGTCGGAAACCATGAAGTTATTGGAAAAGCTGCCCCCCTCCGAACGGCAAAAGGTCTACTTTACACATTTCAACCACACCAATCCGTTGCTGCGACCCGAAACGAAGGAATTTATTCAAACCGCCAAAGAAGGCTATCAAGTAGCGAAGCAGGGCCAAGTGATTGAATTGTAG
- the ligA gene encoding NAD-dependent DNA ligase LigA, which produces MTKLPNEPMHNPADRITELTDLLNYFNHRYYQDSVSEVSDYEFDILLQELTDLESRHPDLRRDDSPTLRVGGSITKNFATVYHRYPMLSLGNTYNEQDLRDFDERVRKGLYGEAYEYVCELKFDGISLSMTYENGVLKRAVTRGDGTRGDDITGNVRTIKTLPLKIRSEEQGAGAFPAVFEVRGEGFMPISSFEKLNKDLEAADEPTYANPRNAASGAFKLQDSAESARRGLDCYLYAFMSDEVFFETHEQSLLTLKQWGFNVSPSWRKCADMDEVLAYIHEWETKRHTLPLATDGIVIKINSIAQQRELGFTAKSPRWAIAFKYKAENKAGVLKSVSYQVGRTGALTPVANLDNLNEDGKGLQLSGTRVKRASLHNANEIERLDLRINDVVFVEKGGEIIPKITGIDAEQRPERLTFSITYPTRCPECGTELVRKETEANHYCPNERGCPPQLRGKVEHFIHRKALNIDSLGEGKIELLFDKNLVQTPADLYDLTYEKLFGLEKVITDEETGKTKKIGFKEKTVENILKGLEQSKLAPFKQVLFGIGIRFVGATVAEKLAAYFRNIDALMAADYASLCNVPEIGGKIAQSVVDYFADAENRNYIERLRAAGLQFETDTIPVVAESNALEGKSFLYTGTFAGMTREELEAKIEANGGKLLSGVSAKLNYLIVGEKPGASKLDKANRLNVKLISEEEFLGMLG; this is translated from the coding sequence ATGACTAAGCTACCAAACGAACCCATGCACAACCCTGCCGACCGCATCACCGAACTGACCGATCTCCTCAATTATTTCAACCACCGCTACTATCAGGACAGCGTATCGGAAGTCAGTGATTATGAGTTTGATATACTCCTGCAGGAACTTACAGACTTAGAAAGTCGTCACCCCGACCTGCGTCGCGACGACTCGCCTACGCTGCGGGTGGGAGGAAGCATTACGAAGAATTTTGCGACGGTATACCACCGCTATCCGATGCTGTCGCTGGGCAATACCTACAACGAACAGGATCTCCGCGACTTTGATGAGCGCGTGCGGAAGGGGCTCTACGGTGAAGCCTACGAGTATGTGTGTGAGCTCAAATTTGACGGTATATCGCTCAGCATGACCTACGAAAACGGCGTATTGAAGCGGGCCGTGACGCGCGGCGACGGCACCCGGGGCGATGATATTACGGGCAATGTTCGGACCATCAAGACCCTGCCGCTGAAAATCAGGAGCGAGGAGCAGGGAGCAGGGGCCTTTCCGGCCGTCTTCGAGGTGCGCGGCGAAGGGTTTATGCCTATCTCGTCGTTTGAAAAACTCAACAAAGACCTGGAAGCGGCCGATGAGCCCACCTACGCCAATCCTCGCAATGCCGCTTCCGGAGCGTTTAAATTGCAGGATTCAGCCGAATCGGCGCGGCGGGGGTTGGATTGTTATCTGTACGCGTTTATGTCGGATGAGGTCTTTTTTGAAACCCACGAGCAAAGCTTACTGACGCTCAAACAATGGGGCTTCAACGTGTCGCCGAGTTGGCGAAAATGTGCCGATATGGACGAAGTGCTGGCCTATATTCACGAATGGGAAACCAAACGTCATACATTGCCGCTGGCGACCGACGGCATTGTGATCAAAATTAATTCGATTGCCCAACAGCGTGAATTAGGCTTCACGGCCAAAAGTCCGCGTTGGGCCATTGCGTTTAAATATAAGGCGGAAAATAAGGCCGGTGTGTTGAAATCCGTCTCGTATCAGGTAGGCCGTACGGGGGCACTCACGCCCGTTGCCAATTTGGACAATCTTAACGAAGACGGCAAAGGCCTGCAATTGTCGGGCACGCGGGTAAAACGCGCCTCGCTGCACAATGCCAACGAAATTGAGCGGTTGGATTTACGCATCAATGACGTAGTGTTTGTGGAAAAAGGTGGTGAGATCATTCCCAAAATCACAGGGATCGATGCCGAACAGCGACCCGAGCGATTGACGTTTTCCATTACATACCCTACACGTTGTCCCGAATGCGGAACCGAGCTCGTACGTAAGGAGACCGAAGCCAACCATTATTGTCCCAATGAGCGCGGGTGTCCGCCGCAGTTGCGCGGCAAAGTGGAGCACTTTATTCACCGCAAAGCTCTTAATATCGACAGCTTGGGCGAGGGAAAAATCGAGCTGCTGTTTGACAAAAACCTGGTGCAAACCCCGGCCGATCTGTACGACCTGACCTACGAAAAGCTGTTTGGACTGGAAAAAGTCATCACCGACGAAGAAACGGGCAAAACCAAGAAAATAGGCTTTAAGGAAAAGACCGTCGAAAATATCCTGAAAGGCCTTGAGCAGTCAAAACTGGCCCCTTTCAAACAGGTGCTGTTCGGCATTGGGATTCGTTTTGTGGGTGCCACGGTGGCCGAAAAACTGGCGGCTTATTTCCGAAACATTGACGCCCTGATGGCGGCCGATTATGCGTCCCTCTGCAACGTGCCCGAAATCGGCGGTAAGATCGCCCAAAGCGTCGTGGATTATTTTGCCGATGCAGAAAACCGAAACTATATCGAACGCTTACGGGCGGCAGGGCTGCAATTTGAAACCGACACTATCCCCGTCGTGGCGGAATCCAACGCACTGGAAGGAAAAAGCTTTTTGTATACCGGCACGTTTGCCGGCATGACCCGCGAAGAACTGGAAGCTAAGATCGAAGCCAACGGCGGCAAACTGCTCAGCGGCGTATCGGCCAAACTCAACTACCTGATTGTGGGTGAAAAACCCGGGGCATCCAAGCTGGATAAGGCCAACCGACTCAACGTAAAATTGATCTCGGAGGAGGAGTTTTTGGGGATGCTGGGCTGA
- a CDS encoding PIN domain-containing protein, translated as MNRIPVVIDTNVVFKALRLKHSSIRGVLNQGTYHFYAPKFLLIEIFRHKEKLLKNNTQLDDEFYEYLNLLFQRITFVNEDIVSIGNYMEAYRLCKDIDEKDVPFVALAIQLNCVLWTYDQPIREGLTQRGFNHFFEL; from the coding sequence ATGAATAGAATTCCCGTTGTGATTGATACCAACGTCGTATTTAAAGCCCTTCGATTAAAACACTCCTCCATTCGGGGAGTTCTTAATCAAGGGACTTATCATTTTTATGCACCCAAGTTTCTGCTTATTGAGATTTTTAGACACAAAGAAAAACTTCTCAAAAACAATACCCAACTTGATGACGAATTTTATGAGTATTTAAATCTTCTTTTTCAGCGTATTACGTTTGTCAATGAGGATATTGTTTCCATTGGAAATTATATGGAAGCTTATCGGCTTTGCAAAGACATTGATGAAAAAGATGTACCGTTTGTAGCTTTGGCGATTCAATTGAATTGTGTGCTGTGGACGTATGACCAACCGATTCGGGAGGGATTAACGCAAAGAGGATTTAATCATTTTTTTGAGCTATAA
- the pyrR gene encoding bifunctional pyr operon transcriptional regulator/uracil phosphoribosyltransferase PyrR, producing the protein MNQRLILSSPLFEIMVSRLCQQLIENHGDFADSAVLGLQPRGIFFAERIVTELRTITGKNIPLGYLDATFYRDDFRRREQLKPNATKVNFVIEGKKVILIDDVLATGRMVRAALDAMQAFGRPRKVELMVLIDRQYSREIPVEPDYTGMKVNTLDTQRVQVEWREQGHGADRIWLVD; encoded by the coding sequence ATGAATCAACGTCTTATACTAAGCAGTCCGTTGTTTGAAATCATGGTCAGTCGCCTGTGCCAGCAACTCATTGAGAACCACGGCGATTTTGCCGATTCGGCGGTGTTGGGCCTGCAACCGCGCGGTATTTTCTTTGCCGAGCGCATCGTCACGGAACTGCGGACCATTACCGGTAAGAATATTCCCCTGGGCTATTTGGATGCGACCTTCTACCGCGATGATTTTCGTCGCCGGGAGCAACTGAAACCCAATGCCACTAAAGTTAATTTTGTCATTGAAGGCAAGAAGGTGATCCTGATTGATGATGTATTGGCGACGGGCCGCATGGTGCGTGCAGCGCTGGATGCCATGCAGGCGTTCGGGCGTCCGCGAAAAGTGGAACTGATGGTGCTGATTGACCGCCAATACAGCCGCGAGATTCCCGTAGAGCCTGACTATACCGGCATGAAGGTCAATACCCTTGATACGCAACGCGTGCAGGTCGAATGGCGGGAGCAGGGCCACGGAGCCGATCGGATCTGGTTGGTGGATTAG
- a CDS encoding nucleotide pyrophosphohydrolase yields the protein MTIEQAQQEVDTWIKTYGVRYFSELTNLAILTEEVGELARIMARTYGDQSFKKSDLDKYLADEMADVLWVLMCLANQTGVDLTEAFQKNLEKKTKRDATRHLENEKLKRNDELTNDE from the coding sequence ATGACCATCGAACAAGCTCAACAGGAAGTAGATACGTGGATAAAGACCTACGGAGTGCGCTATTTCAGCGAACTCACCAATTTAGCCATTCTGACCGAAGAAGTGGGCGAACTGGCCCGCATCATGGCCCGTACCTACGGTGACCAATCGTTCAAAAAATCGGATTTGGATAAGTACCTGGCCGATGAAATGGCCGATGTGCTGTGGGTATTGATGTGCCTCGCCAATCAGACCGGCGTAGACCTGACCGAAGCCTTTCAGAAGAATTTGGAGAAAAAAACAAAACGCGACGCCACGCGACACTTGGAAAATGAGAAATTGAAACGGAATGACGAGTTAACGAATGACGAATGA
- a CDS encoding NUDIX domain-containing protein: MASFLFCPSCGKPLETAQLNQRERLVCSEGCGFVHWDNPLPVVGAIVEYDNDTVILIQNKGWPAEWYGIVSGFLEKGESPEEAVLREVKEELGLAAEMVERLGVYSFFQRNELIIAYHVRASGEIRMDEEELQAYKIVPIQKLRPWPFGTGLAVKEWLEKRDEIQE, encoded by the coding sequence ATGGCTTCTTTTCTCTTTTGTCCATCCTGTGGAAAACCCCTTGAAACAGCGCAACTGAATCAACGGGAGCGCCTCGTTTGCTCCGAGGGTTGCGGCTTTGTTCATTGGGACAATCCTCTTCCTGTAGTAGGTGCCATCGTCGAATACGACAATGATACCGTCATTTTGATCCAAAATAAAGGCTGGCCTGCCGAATGGTACGGGATTGTAAGCGGTTTTTTAGAAAAAGGAGAATCACCGGAGGAGGCCGTTTTGCGAGAAGTAAAGGAAGAATTGGGATTGGCGGCAGAGATGGTGGAACGTCTGGGGGTCTATTCTTTTTTTCAGCGCAATGAACTCATCATCGCCTATCACGTTCGCGCTTCGGGGGAGATTCGGATGGATGAAGAAGAACTCCAAGCCTATAAGATCGTTCCGATACAAAAGCTTCGACCATGGCCATTTGGCACGGGCCTAGCCGTGAAGGAGTGGTTGGAGAAGAGGGATGAAATACAGGAATAG